From one Carassius auratus strain Wakin unplaced genomic scaffold, ASM336829v1 scaf_tig00214575, whole genome shotgun sequence genomic stretch:
- the LOC113092364 gene encoding CDGSH iron-sulfur domain-containing protein 1-like — MSASNSFHKAEIITAVSVTFGAAAVGILIYKTFFSKSECVKPKVNLDLQKDNPKVVHAFDIEDLGDKAVYCRCWRSKKFPYCDGAHAKHNQETGDNVGPLIIKRKEA; from the exons aTGAGCGCGTCCAACTCCTTCCATAAAG CTGAGATCATCACTGCAGTGTCTGTGACATTTGGAGCTGCAGCAGTGGGAATCCTCatctacaaaacattttttagcaAAAGCGAATGCGTGAAGCCAAAGGTTAACCTTGATCTGCAGAAAGACAACCCCAAAGTGGTacatgcatttgacattgaggaCCTGGGCGACAAAGCTGTGTACTGTAGGTGCTGGAGATCCAAAAAG TTTCCATACTGTGATGGCGCACATGCTAAACACAATCAGGAAACGGGAGACAACGTTGGTCCTCTGATCATTAAACGCAAGGAGGCATGA
- the LOC113092381 gene encoding inositol polyphosphate multikinase-like produces the protein MSADGQIMDSSSRTLEKLENKNNKNGLVKQVDGCVPFSHQVAGHKCGINNTGVLQHPDGTILKQLQAPPRGPREMNFYTQVFAKDCTDKRLLDLQQHLPKFYGTWMPRESHELYLKLEDVTRRFLRPCIMDVKIGRRSYDPFASKEKREEQISKYPLMEEIGFLLLGMRVYQIHSDSYITHDQFYGRSLRKDTLKNGLSRFFHNGQELQRHAVSLIISKIRRILRWFESQTQLHFYASSLLLVYEGSPHTINTSKHKPADPATGHQQGEPQSKALSFQSSLTHSHPLCHNIEGNTNGKHGGSEEKKAKEIGMGDKKQFGQEEAVEVKMIDFAHVFQSDSPDESYMYGLRNLLSTLEQILKD, from the exons ATGTCTGCAGATGGTCAGATCATGGACTCATCATCTCGAACGCTGGAAaaactggaaaataaaaataataagaacgGGTTAGTAAAGCAGGTGGATGGATGCGTGCCCTTTTCTCATCAAGTGGCTGGACATAAATGCGGAATCAATAACACTG GTGTTCTGCAGCATCCTGATGGAACGATCCTGAAACAGCTACAAGCTCCTCCGAGAGGCCCGCGAGAGATGAACTTCTACACACAG GTATTTGCTAAGGACTGTACAGATAAAAGGCTATTGGATTTGCAACAACATCTTCCCAAGTTTTATGGCACATGGATGCCACGAGAGTCACATG AGCTGTATCTGAAACTGGAGGATGTTACGCGGAGGTTCTTACGGCCCTGCATCATGGATGTGAAGATCGGGAGGAGAAGTTATGACCCATTTGCATCAAAAGAAAAACGTGAAGAGCAGATTAGCAAGTATCCTCTGATGGAAGAGATCGGGTTCCTGTTATTGGGCATGAGG GTGTACCAGATCCACTCAGACAGTTACATCACTCATGACCAGTTCTATGGGCGCAGTCTCAGAAAGGACACTTTAAAAAATG GCCTGAGCAGATTCTTCCACAATGGTCAAGAACTACAGAGGCATGCAGTTTCTCTCATCATCTCCAAAATCCGCCGCATTCTCCGCTGGTTTGAGAGCCAGACCCAGCTGCATTTCTACGCCAGCTCTCTGCTGCTGGTGTATGAGGGCTCTCCTCACACAATCAATACATCCAAACACAAGCCAGCTGATCCAGCAACAGGACATCAGCAGGGGGAGCCACAGAGCAAGGCTTTGAGCTTTCAGAGCAGTTTAACACACAGTCATCCATTGTGCCACAACATTGAGGGGAACACCAACGGAAAACATGGAGGAAGTGAAGAAAAGAAAGCTAAGGAAATTGGAATGGGGGATAAGAAGCAGTTTGGACAGGAGGAGGCAGTGGAGGTGAAGATGATCGATTTTGCTCATGTATTTCAAAGCGACAGTCCGGATGAGAGCTACATGTACGGACTCAGGAACCTTCTCTCAACTTTAGAACAAATACTGAAGGACTGA